One part of the Hydra vulgaris chromosome 01, alternate assembly HydraT2T_AEP genome encodes these proteins:
- the LOC136075407 gene encoding uncharacterized protein LOC136075407 isoform X2: MFFTDSHATNRIGLTTSDDIESAIRFLREQRPNAQNKEELNKLMEITRNHRRSWINTSFPSITKIVNQYPRLLDMPESILKEFQSSNCLETRLHVEWQKYKPKILEYAKSKPSLNTLMFSVTNELDEEKSELSVLSCLASPYPTTKIS, from the exons atgttttttacgGATAGTCATGCTACTAATAGAATAGGTCTCACAACAAGTGATGATATTGAAAGTGCCATTCGATTTCTACGCGAACAACGACCAAATGCTCAAAACAAAGAAGAGTTAAATAAACTCATGGAGATAACAAGAAACCATCGACGATCATGGATTAACACATCGTTCCCATCCATTACGAAAATCGTTAACCAGTACCCGCGACTACTAGACATGCCAGAAtca ATTCTTAAAGAATTCCAAAGTAGCAATTGTTTAGAAACACGATTGCATGTTGAGTGGCAGAAATACAaacctaaaattttagaatatgCCAAATCAAAGCCGTCATTGAATACTCTAATGTTTTCCGTAACAAATGAATTAGATGAAG AGAAAAGTGAGCTTTCGGTCTTGTCTTGTTTGGCTTCTCCATACCCCACCacaaaaatcagttaa
- the LOC136075407 gene encoding uncharacterized protein LOC136075407 isoform X4 yields MLFLTKVCGRYLMNNCAQKDRPNVTEKQDLSKSIIDCFPILHDGQRVAMDTSLIEKRLVESWNTLFVAGVLIAEI; encoded by the exons ATGTTATTTCTAACAAAAGTTTGTGGGCGATATCTGATGAATAACTGTGCTCa AAAAGATAGGCCAAATGTTACTGAGAAGCAGGACTTATCAAAGTCAATTATTGACTGTTTTCCTATCTTACACGATGGACAGCGAGTGGCTAT GGATACTTCTTTGATAGAAAAACGTTTAGTGGAAAGTTGGAATACTTTGTTTGTAGCAGGCGTTCTGATTGCAGAGATATAG
- the LOC136075407 gene encoding uncharacterized protein LOC136075407 isoform X3, translated as MSLCNTLATVLELSILPDEIQHALLESGFTLRSFLLTKEADLIQLGFRMAERRLLQEWIRAQTLGNVPVANATPQCLPSIGESVNASPRINSCNTTSVISFKNL; from the exons atgAGTTTATGCAACACACTTGCCACTGTATTGGAGTTATCCATTCTTCCTGATGAAATTCAACATGCTTTATTGG aatctGGTTTTACGCTAaggtcatttttattaacaaaagaaGCGGACCTTATTCAATTAGGATTTAGAATGGCAGAAAGAAGGTTACTGCAGGAATGGATTAGGGCTCAAACGCTTGGTAATGTTCCGGTTGCTAATGCTACTCCGCAGTGTTTGCCGAGTATCGGTGAGTCAGTTAATGCCTCCCCCAGAATCAATAGCTGCAACACAACTAGTGTAATCAGTTTCAAG AATCTGTGA
- the LOC136075407 gene encoding uncharacterized protein LOC136075407 isoform X1 produces the protein MRTVHSYKTDLINLVASRASNKNNSKLKNHYRGVKAECPLNKIKGYHVTDNWCIDIMHTLLEGVVLAELGCILYGLVILDKCLTLSDINKAICLLWGKITIEKTHKPAEIFKIQEPGHVLAPSMKAVQWWALLKYLPMAVGKIVPLKNKNWKFLLHLSHLIDLIFAPCFTHEMIVYMKHVISDHLFMFNKLYCNNEVRLHPKHHFLVHLPKIITKSGPLVGMSCMPYKLKNSFFKRISHIVCNFTNICHTLAHRHQQQALESQLSNKHIRKIITVVKYSIESTNLLPFYNAIHNSLCFKSCEEIAIAKTLHAGSVEYKQGHFIAINIDKETGMPNFGKIICFISTTNNNQINMNRGEEWYFVLEIVKTNNFTYHLHSYEVIFQLLQRNTLFDCPIMFFLFVISCVNSINLSCFI, from the coding sequence ATGCGTACTGTGCATAGCTACAAAACAGATCTGATTAATTTAGTAGCAAGTAGGGCAAGCAATAAGAACAAttctaaattgaaaaatcaCTACAGAGGTGTAAAGGCTGAATGCCCactcaataaaataaaaggttATCATGTGACAGATAATTGGTGTATAGATATTATGCATACTCTCTTGGAAGGAGTTGTGCTTGCAGAATTAGGTTGTATACTTTATGGTTTGGTCATATTAGATAAGTGCCTAACTCTATCAGATATTAATAAAGCTATTTGTTTACTATGGGGAAAAATAACTATTGAAAAGACTCATAAACCTgctgaaattttcaaaatacaagaACCAGGGCATGTACTTGCACCCTCTATGAAAGCAGTACAATGGTGGGCTCTGCTCAAGTATTTACCAATGGCTGTTGGAAAAATTGTCcctttaaagaataaaaactggAAATTTCTGCTTCACTTGTCTCAtttaattgatttgatttttgcaCCATGTTTTACACATGAAATGATTGTTTATATGAAGCATGTTATTAGTgatcatttatttatgtttaacaaGTTATACTGCAACAATGAAGTAAGGTTACATCCAAAGCATCATTTTCTTGTCCATTTGCCCAAAATTATAACAAAGTCCGGTCCACTTGTTGGTATGAGTTGTATGccatacaaattaaaaaattcatttttcaaaaggaTTTCTCATATTGTATGCAATTTTACCAATATTTGTCACACTCTAGCACATAGACATCAGCAGCAAGCTTTGGAGTCACAACTCTCTAACAAACACATTCGCAAAATTATTACAGTGGTAAAATATAGTATTGAATCTACAAATTTGCTTCCTTTTTATAATGCTATACATAATTCACTGTGTTTTAAGTCATGTGAAGAAATTGCTATTGCAAAAACATTACATGCAGGAAGTGTTGAATACAAGCAAGGACATTTCATTGCAATTAATATAGATAAGGAGACTGGCATGCCAAACTTTGgaaaaattatatgttttatttcaaccacaaataataatcaaattaatatGAACAGAGGAGAGGAGTGGTATTTTGTCTTAGAAATTGTGAAGACAAACAATTTTACTTATCACCTTCATTCTTATGAAGTAATATTTCAACTACTGCAAAGAAACACTTTGTTCGATTGCcctatcatgttttttttatttgtaatatcttgTGTAAATAGTATAAACTTAAGTTGCtttatatag